One window of the Ancylothrix sp. D3o genome contains the following:
- a CDS encoding helix-turn-helix transcriptional regulator has product MKKTIEPEENKSVLAQRREELGITQRQLSERCGISIQTISNIEQGRYSTERLEWEQFIKLCSALDWESIRELPSRLGPPTRKN; this is encoded by the coding sequence ATGAAGAAGACCATCGAACCAGAAGAAAACAAATCAGTGCTTGCTCAACGAAGGGAAGAACTTGGAATAACTCAAAGACAGCTTTCGGAGCGCTGCGGGATATCTATTCAGACAATCAGCAATATTGAGCAGGGGAGGTATTCAACGGAGCGGCTAGAGTGGGAGCAATTTATAAAGCTTTGCTCAGCTTTGGACTGGGAGAGCATTAGAGAGCTTCCTTCCCGACTGGGCCCGCCAACTCGCAAAAACTAA